One Halobaculum roseum DNA segment encodes these proteins:
- a CDS encoding APC family permease, which produces MSDDGSFGVVEGVSMALGGMIGGGIYAVLGVVTTIAGATTWAAFVLAGVVALCAAYSYTVLNAIADQNGGSVTFVQCFTGNTTLAGMTGWTLLFGYVGSMAMYAFAFGEFAVALPAVPESAFGVPLRPVVSVAAVAGFTGLILLGSRVTGQAENVLVGAKVAILVAFGVGGIAYVYLVSPDPAEYGVGGVASFGPIMAAGVSFVAFQGWQLLFYDQENMSDPVGTTRRAVLISIPAAVLVYVLVAVATYNLAPEALRSHPHTALTDAAARIAGVVGLAEVGAVIMSLSALFSTGSAINATLFSTGHFAKGLLSKDLLPDRVGDASADGVPERTLLSLGVITAALTVVGTLGAITNFASIAFIVVFAAMSALAFRHRDADAVDPVPPAVGAVGAGAFLPLMTWHLYTTRPGTFYTVVALAAFVVGVELLYFERETLAEEIEPVEEILDDVGG; this is translated from the coding sequence GTGAGCGACGACGGATCGTTCGGCGTCGTCGAGGGGGTGTCGATGGCGCTGGGCGGCATGATCGGCGGGGGGATCTACGCCGTCCTCGGCGTCGTGACCACGATCGCGGGGGCGACGACGTGGGCCGCGTTCGTGCTCGCGGGGGTCGTCGCGCTGTGTGCGGCCTACTCCTACACCGTCCTCAACGCGATCGCCGACCAGAACGGCGGGTCGGTGACGTTCGTCCAGTGTTTCACCGGCAACACCACGCTCGCGGGGATGACGGGCTGGACGCTGCTGTTCGGCTACGTCGGCTCGATGGCGATGTACGCGTTCGCCTTCGGCGAGTTCGCCGTCGCGCTTCCGGCGGTCCCCGAATCGGCGTTCGGGGTCCCGCTTCGCCCGGTCGTGTCCGTGGCCGCGGTGGCGGGGTTCACGGGACTGATCCTGCTCGGGTCGCGCGTAACCGGGCAGGCCGAGAACGTCCTCGTCGGCGCGAAGGTCGCCATCCTGGTCGCCTTCGGCGTCGGCGGGATCGCGTACGTCTACCTCGTCTCGCCCGACCCCGCCGAGTACGGGGTCGGCGGGGTGGCGTCGTTCGGGCCGATCATGGCCGCCGGCGTCTCGTTCGTCGCGTTCCAGGGGTGGCAGCTCCTCTTCTACGACCAGGAGAACATGAGCGACCCCGTCGGGACGACCCGGAGGGCCGTCCTGATATCGATCCCCGCCGCGGTGCTCGTGTACGTGCTCGTCGCCGTCGCCACGTACAATCTCGCGCCGGAGGCGCTCCGGAGCCACCCGCACACCGCGTTGACGGACGCCGCCGCGCGGATCGCGGGCGTGGTCGGCCTCGCGGAGGTCGGCGCGGTGATCATGTCGCTGTCGGCGCTGTTCTCGACCGGGAGCGCGATCAACGCGACGCTGTTCTCGACGGGTCACTTCGCGAAGGGGCTGCTCTCGAAGGACCTGCTTCCCGACCGCGTCGGGGACGCGAGCGCCGACGGCGTCCCCGAGCGGACGCTGCTTTCGCTGGGTGTGATCACGGCCGCCCTCACCGTGGTCGGAACCCTGGGCGCGATCACGAACTTCGCGTCGATCGCGTTCATCGTCGTGTTCGCCGCGATGAGCGCGCTCGCGTTCCGCCACCGCGACGCCGACGCGGTCGATCCCGTCCCGCCGGCGGTCGGTGCCGTCGGCGCCGGCGCGTTCCTCCCCCTGATGACGTGGCACCTGTACACGACCCGGCCGGGCACCTTCTACACGGTCGTCGCGCTGGCGGCGTTCGTCGTCGGCGTCGAGCTGCTGTACTTCGAGCGGGAGACGCTCGCCGAGGAGATCGAACCGGTCGAGGAGATCCTCGACGACGTGGGCGGGTGA
- a CDS encoding trimeric intracellular cation channel family protein yields MNLVGLLAFAVAGSLKGADAELDPFGVATLGVLTALGGGTVRDVLVGRVPAALRSTGDVLVVLAGVGVGLLVAWALSGGAGRVRDHPAFLVADAVGLAAFAASGAAVGAEAGLSAFGVVVTATLTGVGGGSLSDLLLARVPVVLREDFYATPALCGGVAYVVAGAVGVRGATATLGVALGVFVLRVLAVRRGWSLPSL; encoded by the coding sequence ATGAACCTCGTCGGCCTGCTGGCGTTCGCCGTCGCGGGGTCGCTCAAGGGCGCCGACGCGGAACTCGACCCCTTCGGCGTCGCCACGCTCGGCGTGCTCACCGCGCTCGGCGGCGGCACCGTCCGCGACGTGCTCGTCGGGCGCGTCCCCGCCGCGCTGCGCTCGACCGGCGACGTGCTCGTCGTGCTCGCGGGCGTCGGCGTCGGCCTCCTCGTCGCGTGGGCGCTGTCCGGCGGGGCGGGTCGCGTCCGCGACCATCCGGCGTTCCTCGTCGCCGACGCCGTCGGGCTCGCCGCCTTCGCTGCCTCGGGGGCCGCCGTCGGCGCCGAGGCGGGGCTGTCGGCGTTCGGCGTCGTCGTCACCGCGACGCTCACCGGCGTCGGCGGGGGGTCGCTGTCGGACCTGTTGCTCGCGCGGGTGCCGGTCGTCCTCCGGGAGGACTTCTACGCGACGCCCGCGCTGTGCGGCGGCGTCGCCTACGTCGTCGCCGGCGCGGTCGGCGTCCGCGGGGCGACCGCGACGCTCGGGGTGGCGCTCGGCGTGTTCGTGCTCCGGGTGCTCGCGGTTCGGCGCGGATGGTCGCTGCCGTCGCTGTGA
- a CDS encoding SAM hydrolase/SAM-dependent halogenase family protein, which yields MLTLASDFGSPYPAAMKGVLRSRGVTDLVDVAHDLPQGDPRAAAFWLRFVLPEFPSGVHLVVVDPGVGTDRAAICVRAGDHALVGPDNGCLLPPARELAGEEGDVEVFAVDEADPRSSTFHGRDVFAPAAARVHEAGVDAIGSLDGFRRVDDYDDFEIPRAWVEAETAAGEVLVVDDFGNAITNVPGSFLDGRVGETIAVETAAGVREVPVVETFADVNKHDPLVTVGSHGYVECDANQGRGDEAFDLAPGRAVTLSFEEALAATVPTA from the coding sequence ATGTTGACGCTCGCCTCCGACTTCGGCTCGCCGTACCCCGCCGCGATGAAGGGCGTCCTCCGCTCGCGCGGCGTCACAGATCTGGTGGACGTGGCCCACGACCTCCCCCAGGGCGATCCTCGCGCGGCCGCGTTCTGGCTGCGCTTCGTCCTCCCCGAGTTCCCGTCCGGCGTCCACCTCGTCGTCGTCGACCCCGGCGTCGGCACCGACCGCGCGGCGATCTGCGTCCGCGCGGGCGACCACGCCCTCGTCGGCCCCGACAACGGCTGTCTGCTCCCACCCGCGAGGGAGTTGGCGGGCGAAGAGGGCGACGTGGAAGTGTTCGCGGTCGACGAGGCCGACCCCCGGTCCAGCACCTTCCACGGCCGGGACGTGTTCGCCCCCGCGGCCGCCCGCGTCCACGAGGCCGGCGTCGACGCGATCGGGTCCCTCGACGGCTTCCGTCGGGTCGACGACTACGACGATTTCGAGATCCCGAGGGCGTGGGTCGAGGCGGAGACGGCCGCCGGCGAGGTGCTCGTCGTCGACGACTTCGGTAACGCGATCACCAACGTCCCCGGCTCGTTCCTCGACGGGCGCGTCGGCGAGACGATCGCCGTCGAGACCGCCGCGGGCGTCCGCGAGGTGCCGGTCGTCGAGACGTTCGCCGACGTGAACAAACACGACCCGCTGGTCACCGTCGGCAGCCACGGCTACGTGGAGTGCGACGCGAACCAGGGGCGCGGCGACGAGGCGTTCGACCTGGCGCCGGGCCGGGCCGTGACCCTCTCGTTCGAGGAGGCGCTCGCGGCGACGGTGCCGACGGCCTGA
- a CDS encoding nicotinamide-nucleotide adenylyltransferase, protein MRGFYIGRFQPYHNGHHHMVEEIAGEVDELVLGIGSAGDSHTRRNPFTAGERVMMVTKALADVDLTTYVVPIEDLERNSVWVSHVQSMSPKFDVAYSNNPLVVRLFEEAGVEVRSSPMFRREVLEGSELRDRMIRGDGWEDLVPDEVVETIAEIDGVDRIRQVASSDANGTGDSLDFDHDSSTADPA, encoded by the coding sequence ATGCGGGGGTTCTACATCGGGCGGTTCCAGCCGTATCACAACGGCCACCACCACATGGTCGAGGAGATCGCCGGCGAGGTGGACGAGCTCGTCCTCGGCATCGGCTCCGCGGGCGACTCCCACACCCGGCGCAACCCGTTCACCGCCGGCGAGCGCGTCATGATGGTGACGAAGGCGCTGGCGGACGTCGACCTGACCACCTACGTGGTCCCCATCGAGGACCTGGAGCGCAACTCCGTGTGGGTGAGCCACGTCCAGTCGATGTCGCCGAAGTTCGACGTGGCGTACTCGAACAACCCCCTCGTCGTCCGCCTGTTCGAGGAGGCCGGCGTGGAGGTGCGCTCCTCGCCGATGTTCCGCCGGGAGGTGCTGGAGGGAAGCGAGCTCCGCGATCGCATGATCCGCGGCGACGGCTGGGAGGACCTCGTCCCCGACGAGGTCGTCGAGACGATCGCCGAGATCGACGGCGTCGACCGGATCCGGCAGGTGGCCTCCTCGGACGCCAACGGCACCGGCGACTCCCTCGATTTCGACCACGACAGCTCCACCGCCGACCCGGCGTGA
- the lonB gene encoding ATP-dependent protease LonB produces MSNDRNDSRDGGDVLDPEDAPADRGPESNGADDGRSGGTTGGRSVGASNDPSDQEADIDDLGSDVEIDAEIDEEIAEEHLLGGLQIDSTDDIEVPDRLVDQVIGQEHARDVVMKAAKQRRHVMMIGSPGTGKSMLAKAMSELLPKEELQDVLVYHNPDDGNNPKVRTVPSGKGEQIVDAHKEEARKRNQMRSFLMWIIIAVVLGYSLLVVSNILLGILAAGIIYLAFRYGSRGSDSMIPNLLVNNADEKSAPFEDATGAHAGALLGDVRHDPFQSGGMETPSHDRVEAGAIHKANKGVLFVDEINTLDIRSQQKLMTAIQEGEFSITGQSERSSGAMVQTEPVPTDFIMIAAGNLDAMENMHPALRSRIKGYGYEVYMDDTIEDTPEMRRKYARFVAQEVAKDGRLPAFSEEAIEEVILTARRRAGRKGHLTLELRNLGGLVRVSGDIARGEDAERVTRDHVLQAKGRSRSIEQQLADDYIERRKDYELQVAEGYQVGRVNGLAVMGEDSGIMLPVMAEVTPSQGPGQVIATGQLQEMAEEAVQNVSAIIKKFSDEDITEKDIHIQFVQTGQQGVDGDSASITVATAVISALENVGVDQNLAMTGSLSVRGDVLPVGGVTHKIEAAAKSGCDTVIIPKANEQDVMIEDEYKEMVDIIPVEHISEVLDIALEGEPEKDSLVDRLKSITGSALEKTGEGAGAGRGPTSPSPQ; encoded by the coding sequence ATGAGCAACGATCGAAACGACAGCCGGGACGGCGGCGATGTCCTGGATCCGGAGGACGCCCCCGCCGATCGCGGCCCCGAGTCGAACGGGGCCGACGACGGGCGGTCCGGCGGCACGACCGGCGGCCGGTCGGTGGGTGCCTCCAACGATCCCTCCGACCAGGAGGCCGACATCGACGACCTCGGGAGCGACGTCGAGATCGACGCCGAGATCGACGAGGAGATCGCCGAGGAGCACCTGCTCGGCGGCCTCCAGATCGACTCGACCGACGACATCGAGGTTCCCGACCGACTCGTCGACCAGGTTATCGGGCAGGAACACGCCCGCGACGTAGTCATGAAGGCGGCCAAGCAGCGCCGCCACGTGATGATGATCGGCTCGCCCGGGACGGGCAAGTCGATGCTCGCGAAGGCCATGTCCGAGCTGCTCCCGAAGGAGGAGCTCCAGGACGTGCTCGTGTACCACAACCCCGACGACGGAAACAACCCGAAGGTGCGGACGGTGCCCTCGGGCAAGGGCGAACAGATCGTCGACGCCCACAAGGAGGAGGCCAGAAAGCGCAACCAGATGCGCAGCTTCCTCATGTGGATCATCATCGCGGTGGTGCTGGGCTACTCGCTGCTCGTCGTGAGCAACATCCTGCTGGGCATCCTCGCGGCCGGTATCATCTACCTCGCGTTCCGCTACGGCTCGCGCGGCAGCGACTCGATGATCCCGAACCTCCTCGTCAACAACGCCGACGAGAAGTCCGCGCCGTTCGAGGACGCCACCGGCGCCCACGCCGGCGCGCTGCTGGGCGACGTGCGTCACGACCCGTTCCAGTCCGGCGGGATGGAGACGCCGAGCCACGACCGCGTCGAGGCCGGCGCCATCCACAAGGCGAACAAGGGCGTCCTGTTCGTCGACGAGATCAACACCCTCGACATCCGCTCTCAGCAGAAGCTGATGACCGCGATCCAGGAGGGCGAGTTCTCGATCACCGGCCAGTCCGAGCGCTCCTCGGGCGCGATGGTCCAGACGGAGCCCGTCCCGACCGACTTCATCATGATCGCGGCGGGGAACCTCGACGCGATGGAGAACATGCACCCCGCGCTGCGCTCGCGCATCAAGGGATACGGTTACGAGGTCTACATGGACGACACCATCGAGGACACCCCCGAAATGCGCCGCAAGTACGCCCGCTTCGTGGCCCAGGAGGTCGCCAAGGACGGCCGGCTGCCGGCGTTCAGCGAGGAGGCCATCGAGGAGGTCATCCTCACCGCCCGCCGCCGCGCCGGCCGGAAGGGCCACCTCACCCTGGAGCTGCGGAACCTCGGCGGGCTGGTCCGCGTCTCGGGCGACATCGCCCGCGGCGAGGACGCCGAGCGCGTCACTCGCGACCACGTACTCCAGGCGAAGGGCCGCTCGCGCTCCATCGAGCAGCAGCTCGCCGACGACTACATCGAGCGCCGCAAGGACTACGAGCTGCAGGTCGCCGAGGGCTACCAGGTCGGCCGCGTGAACGGCCTCGCCGTCATGGGCGAGGACTCGGGCATCATGCTCCCGGTCATGGCTGAGGTCACCCCCTCGCAGGGGCCCGGCCAGGTGATCGCCACCGGCCAGCTCCAGGAGATGGCCGAGGAGGCCGTTCAGAACGTCTCGGCGATCATCAAGAAGTTCTCCGACGAGGACATCACCGAGAAGGACATCCACATCCAGTTCGTCCAGACGGGCCAGCAGGGCGTCGACGGCGACTCGGCGTCCATCACGGTCGCCACCGCCGTCATCTCCGCGCTGGAGAACGTGGGGGTCGACCAGAACCTCGCGATGACGGGGTCGCTGTCGGTCCGGGGCGACGTGCTCCCGGTCGGCGGCGTCACCCACAAGATCGAGGCCGCGGCCAAGTCCGGCTGCGACACGGTCATCATCCCGAAGGCGAACGAGCAGGACGTGATGATCGAGGACGAGTACAAGGAGATGGTCGACATCATCCCGGTCGAGCACATCTCCGAGGTGCTCGACATCGCGCTGGAGGGCGAGCCCGAGAAGGACTCGCTGGTCGATCGTCTCAAGAGCATCACCGGCTCCGCGCTGGAGAAGACCGGCGAGGGCGCCGGCGCCGGCCGCGGGCCGACCAGCCCCAGCCCGCAGTAG
- a CDS encoding CPBP family intramembrane glutamic endopeptidase — protein MTRWTAFAGLATVVLLLLLGLARLSEAQFAPVDEPAARGGDRTGDGAADGATGATGGTDAAPEAHGPTATPSRPETPSHPATTPDADRSLSAPERSPVAAAEAEASLSAGVLLANVALSQGVFGAMLVAAAVWADVPAAALGLVPAATLPDLALGVGLGAALWLASEAGGRLAERVGIEVNEALRGALAPDTLGGWAILLLAVLPTVALFEEFLFRAVLVGAFGVGLDAPAWLPATIAGLDPWPWLLAAGSSVAFALGHGAQGRAGIVATGALGFVLAGAFVLTGSFALVVVAHYLVNALTLVVHEFDPAPLGARR, from the coding sequence GTGACGCGCTGGACGGCGTTCGCGGGGCTGGCGACCGTCGTCCTGCTTCTCCTCTTGGGCCTCGCGAGGCTGTCCGAGGCACAGTTCGCACCCGTCGACGAGCCGGCGGCTCGCGGCGGCGACCGCACCGGCGACGGCGCCGCAGACGGCGCCACGGGTGCCACAGGTGGGACCGATGCCGCGCCGGAGGCTCACGGGCCCACGGCGACACCGTCACGTCCGGAGACGCCGTCACACCCGGCGACGACTCCCGACGCGGACCGGTCGCTGTCGGCTCCCGAGCGCAGCCCCGTCGCCGCCGCGGAGGCGGAGGCGTCGCTGTCGGCGGGCGTGTTGCTGGCGAACGTCGCGCTCTCGCAGGGCGTCTTCGGCGCGATGCTCGTCGCCGCCGCGGTGTGGGCCGACGTGCCGGCCGCGGCGCTGGGGCTCGTACCGGCGGCGACGCTCCCGGATCTGGCGCTGGGCGTCGGCCTCGGCGCCGCCCTGTGGCTCGCCAGCGAGGCCGGCGGCCGCCTCGCCGAACGGGTCGGGATCGAGGTGAACGAGGCGCTGCGTGGCGCCCTCGCGCCCGACACGCTCGGCGGCTGGGCGATCCTGCTGCTCGCCGTGTTGCCGACAGTCGCGCTGTTCGAGGAGTTCCTCTTTCGGGCCGTGCTCGTCGGCGCCTTCGGCGTCGGCTTGGACGCGCCGGCGTGGCTGCCGGCGACGATCGCGGGCCTCGACCCGTGGCCATGGCTGCTGGCGGCCGGGTCGTCGGTCGCGTTCGCGCTCGGCCACGGCGCGCAGGGCCGCGCCGGGATCGTCGCCACCGGGGCGCTGGGGTTCGTGCTCGCGGGGGCGTTCGTGCTCACCGGGAGCTTCGCGCTCGTCGTCGTCGCCCACTACCTCGTGAACGCGCTCACGCTCGTCGTCCACGAGTTCGACCCGGCCCCGCTCGGCGCCCGCCGGTAG
- a CDS encoding rhodanese-like domain-containing protein, whose product MSDVDNHAWDMAAEAEEDVEVLSIDEAHEEWQMIGGDDGENDDGSTDDAAGDADTFFLDVRDVRERWIEGAIPDDTHAPRGMLEFWADPETEYYRDYFETDRRFVLYCNEGGRSALAAKALRDMGFADVAHVEGGFTAWQEAGYEQADVEQPDYSDR is encoded by the coding sequence ATGAGCGACGTTGACAACCACGCGTGGGACATGGCCGCCGAGGCCGAGGAGGACGTCGAGGTGCTGAGCATAGACGAGGCTCACGAGGAGTGGCAGATGATCGGAGGCGACGACGGCGAAAACGACGACGGGAGCACCGACGACGCCGCGGGCGACGCGGACACGTTCTTCCTCGACGTGCGCGACGTGCGCGAGCGGTGGATCGAGGGCGCGATCCCCGACGACACCCACGCCCCGCGCGGGATGCTGGAGTTCTGGGCCGACCCCGAGACGGAGTACTACCGCGACTACTTCGAGACGGACCGCCGGTTCGTGCTGTACTGCAACGAGGGCGGCCGGTCGGCGCTCGCGGCGAAGGCGCTGCGTGACATGGGGTTCGCGGACGTTGCCCACGTCGAGGGCGGCTTCACCGCGTGGCAGGAGGCGGGGTACGAGCAGGCCGACGTGGAGCAGCCGGACTACTCGGACCGGTAA
- a CDS encoding MGMT family protein encodes MTATIGGGPGDTGVFGRRFDAIDRAVELGTASGRLISVSFPETLPSDADGEHALLDRIGEYLAGTEDDFADVEVAITVPTDQRSVLESVRNVPYGESVDLARVAKMTAGLDHEDEADLQTAREALRANPIPIVVPDHRVRDVGGATPEAVAARLREIEGVRSF; translated from the coding sequence ATGACTGCGACCATCGGCGGCGGCCCGGGCGACACCGGCGTGTTCGGGCGCCGCTTCGACGCGATCGATCGGGCGGTGGAACTTGGAACCGCGAGCGGGCGACTCATCTCCGTTTCGTTCCCCGAGACCCTCCCGTCGGACGCCGACGGCGAGCACGCGCTGTTGGACCGGATCGGCGAGTACCTCGCCGGCACCGAGGACGACTTCGCCGACGTCGAGGTCGCCATCACCGTGCCGACCGACCAGCGGTCGGTGCTGGAGTCGGTGCGGAACGTCCCGTACGGCGAGTCGGTCGACCTCGCGCGGGTCGCGAAGATGACTGCCGGCCTCGACCACGAGGACGAGGCCGACCTGCAGACCGCCCGGGAGGCCCTGCGTGCGAACCCGATCCCGATCGTCGTCCCGGATCACCGCGTCCGCGATGTCGGGGGCGCCACGCCCGAGGCGGTGGCCGCTCGGCTCAGGGAGATCGAGGGGGTTCGGTCGTTCTGA
- the trpC gene encoding indole-3-glycerol phosphate synthase, giving the protein MNTPTEELAPAVRSILEAASERSGGDERVSVDARSLSEAFASAEADGRVPVIAEVKPTSPTTDGARDDDPVALAASMVEGGAAALSVLTEPEHFDGSVENLTRVREAVDVPVLRKDFVVREDQLDAAEADLVLLIARFVGDDLADLVEAARDRGFQPLVEVHTREELAAALAAGAELIGVNNRDLGRLEVDLSTFETVAPEVPDRVTVIAESGITTPADARRMREAGADGLLIGSAIMDAEGGDGAGTGGDVSANTRRFTAAESEEEV; this is encoded by the coding sequence ATGAACACACCAACCGAGGAGCTCGCGCCCGCGGTGCGATCGATCCTCGAGGCCGCGAGCGAGCGGTCCGGCGGCGACGAGCGCGTGTCCGTCGACGCGCGGTCGCTGTCGGAGGCGTTCGCGTCCGCGGAGGCCGACGGTCGCGTCCCGGTGATCGCCGAGGTGAAGCCGACGAGCCCGACGACGGACGGCGCGCGCGACGACGACCCGGTCGCGCTGGCGGCGTCGATGGTCGAGGGCGGCGCCGCGGCGCTGTCGGTGCTGACCGAACCGGAGCACTTCGACGGCTCCGTCGAGAACCTGACGCGCGTCCGTGAGGCGGTCGACGTGCCCGTGTTACGGAAGGACTTCGTCGTCCGCGAGGACCAGCTCGACGCCGCGGAGGCGGACCTGGTGCTCCTCATCGCGCGGTTCGTCGGCGACGACCTCGCCGACCTGGTCGAGGCCGCGCGCGACCGGGGCTTCCAGCCGCTCGTCGAGGTTCACACGCGCGAGGAACTCGCCGCGGCGCTGGCGGCCGGCGCGGAGCTGATCGGCGTCAACAACCGCGACCTGGGGAGGCTGGAGGTCGACCTCTCGACGTTCGAGACGGTCGCGCCCGAGGTGCCCGACCGGGTGACGGTGATCGCCGAGTCGGGGATCACGACGCCCGCGGACGCCCGACGGATGCGCGAGGCCGGGGCGGACGGGCTGCTCATCGGCTCCGCGATCATGGACGCCGAGGGCGGGGACGGGGCGGGAACCGGCGGCGACGTTTCTGCCAACACCCGTCGGTTTACGGCCGCGGAGTCCGAGGAGGAGGTATGA
- the trpB gene encoding tryptophan synthase subunit beta, which yields MSSEGERSGTGGDGGQWVAAGDGKFGRYGGQYVPEALMPAIEELTDAYERYVLNNEDGFMDEFRRRIREFGGRPTPLQRADRLSERYDTEVYLKREDLLHGGAHKLNNALGQVLLAKYMGKERIIAETGAGQHGTATAMAAAHLDMPCEVYMGERDINRQRPNVFRMKINGSEVTQVTTGRGTLKEAISETMRDWATNVEDTHYVIGSVVGPHPFPKMVRDFQAVISEEAREQAIERTGDLPDSVVACAGGGSNTMGAFHEFVGDGSVDLFAVEAGGSSLAVDEEEGVAPNSASLSTGSEGVLHGARTKLLQDHDGQIVESHSVSSGLDYAGVGPELAYLVDEGRVTPVNVDDDAAIEGFHRLSQEEGIIPALESAHALAYLHEHHEELGDVTVVNVSGRGDKDLESVIEETTRRDVPNAPDMSMFEGGL from the coding sequence ATGAGCAGCGAGGGCGAACGGAGCGGGACCGGCGGCGACGGCGGCCAGTGGGTCGCCGCCGGCGACGGGAAGTTCGGCCGCTACGGCGGCCAGTACGTCCCCGAGGCGCTGATGCCCGCCATCGAGGAGCTGACCGACGCCTACGAGCGGTACGTCCTCAACAACGAGGACGGCTTCATGGACGAGTTCCGCCGGCGCATCCGCGAGTTCGGCGGGCGCCCCACGCCGCTCCAGCGCGCGGACCGGCTCTCCGAGCGCTACGACACCGAGGTGTACCTCAAGCGCGAGGACCTGCTTCACGGCGGCGCGCACAAGCTGAACAACGCGCTCGGGCAGGTGTTGCTCGCGAAGTACATGGGCAAGGAGCGCATCATCGCCGAGACCGGCGCCGGCCAGCACGGCACCGCGACGGCGATGGCGGCCGCACACCTCGACATGCCCTGCGAGGTGTACATGGGCGAGCGCGACATCAACCGCCAGCGCCCCAACGTCTTCCGGATGAAGATCAACGGCTCGGAGGTCACCCAGGTGACGACGGGCCGGGGGACGCTGAAGGAGGCCATCTCCGAGACGATGCGCGACTGGGCGACGAACGTCGAGGACACCCACTACGTCATCGGCTCGGTCGTCGGCCCGCACCCGTTCCCGAAGATGGTGCGGGACTTCCAGGCGGTCATCTCGGAGGAGGCGCGCGAGCAGGCAATCGAGCGGACCGGCGACCTCCCCGACTCGGTCGTCGCCTGCGCGGGCGGCGGCTCGAACACGATGGGCGCGTTCCACGAGTTCGTAGGCGACGGGTCGGTCGACCTGTTCGCCGTCGAGGCCGGCGGCTCCTCGCTGGCGGTCGACGAGGAGGAGGGCGTCGCGCCCAACTCCGCGTCGCTGTCGACGGGCAGCGAGGGCGTGCTCCACGGCGCGCGAACGAAGCTCCTGCAGGACCACGACGGCCAGATCGTCGAGAGCCACTCCGTCTCCTCGGGGCTGGACTACGCCGGCGTCGGCCCCGAGTTGGCGTACCTCGTCGACGAGGGGCGCGTGACGCCGGTGAACGTCGACGACGACGCGGCCATCGAGGGCTTCCACCGGCTCTCCCAGGAGGAGGGGATCATCCCCGCCCTGGAGTCGGCTCACGCGCTCGCGTACCTCCACGAGCACCACGAGGAGCTGGGCGACGTGACCGTCGTCAACGTCTCCGGGCGCGGCGACAAGGACCTCGAGTCGGTGATCGAGGAGACGACGCGGCGGGACGTGCCGAACGCGCCGGACATGTCGATGTTCGAGGGGGGGCTGTGA
- the trpA gene encoding tryptophan synthase subunit alpha — translation MAEDRRGDAGDDRSAGDPVADAFADGPAFVPYLAVGDPDYESSLAYVEALAEGGADVIELGLPFSEPIAEGPTIQNAVARALEAGMTPTRFFEFVEELDVDVPLVCMTYYNLIYQYGNEQGPRPFVEKAASAGISGFVVPDLPAEEAGPLREACDEFGLHLISIVAPTTDEGRLEKLVEVSSGYVYVQARLGVTGASSSVSDRTGESLARLSDVDLPKAVGFGISSGEQAATIVEAGADGIIVGSALVDIVAEGHEGGEPTEAVADRLEATARELKRGALDGYGRRTPAPEGTSD, via the coding sequence ATGGCGGAGGACCGCCGCGGCGACGCCGGCGACGACCGGTCGGCCGGCGACCCCGTCGCCGACGCGTTCGCCGACGGCCCGGCGTTCGTCCCGTACCTCGCCGTCGGCGACCCGGACTACGAGTCGTCGCTCGCGTACGTCGAGGCGCTCGCCGAGGGCGGCGCCGACGTGATCGAACTCGGGCTCCCGTTTTCGGAACCGATCGCCGAGGGACCGACCATCCAGAACGCCGTCGCCCGCGCGCTGGAGGCGGGGATGACGCCGACGCGGTTCTTCGAGTTCGTCGAGGAGCTGGACGTGGACGTGCCGCTCGTCTGCATGACGTACTACAATCTGATCTATCAATATGGCAACGAGCAGGGTCCGCGCCCGTTCGTCGAGAAGGCGGCCTCGGCCGGAATCTCGGGGTTCGTCGTCCCGGACCTCCCCGCGGAGGAGGCCGGGCCGCTCCGGGAGGCCTGTGACGAGTTCGGGCTCCACCTGATCTCCATCGTCGCGCCGACGACCGACGAGGGGCGCCTGGAGAAGCTCGTGGAGGTCTCCTCGGGGTACGTCTACGTGCAGGCCCGCCTCGGCGTCACCGGCGCGTCGTCGTCGGTGTCCGACCGGACCGGCGAGTCGCTCGCGCGTCTCTCGGACGTGGACCTCCCGAAGGCGGTCGGGTTCGGCATCTCCTCGGGCGAGCAGGCCGCGACGATCGTCGAGGCCGGCGCCGACGGGATCATCGTCGGCTCGGCGCTGGTGGACATCGTCGCCGAGGGCCACGAGGGGGGCGAACCGACCGAGGCGGTCGCCGACCGCCTGGAAGCGACGGCGCGCGAACTGAAGCGGGGCGCGCTCGACGGGTACGGGCGACGGACGCCGGCACCCGAAGGTACTTCCGATTGA